A window of the Fuscovulum sp. genome harbors these coding sequences:
- a CDS encoding argininosuccinate synthase, translating to MFKPKKVVLAYSGGLDTSIILKWLQTEYGCEVVTFTADLGQGEELDPARDKAILLGIKPENIHIVDLREEFVRDFVFPMFRANALYEGLYLLGTSIARPLISKELVRIAQETGADAVAHGATGKGNDQVRFELAVAALDPAIRVIAPWRLWDLTSRTKLLEFAETNQIPIAKDKRGEAPFSVDANLLHTSSEGKVLENPAEEAPEFVYQRVVPVEKAPDTAEFVEITFERGDAVAINGEALSPATILARLNDMGGRHGVGLLDLVENRFVGMKSRGLYETPGGTILLEAHRGIEQITLDSGAGHLKDSIMPRYAELIYNGFWFSPEREALQALIDKTQEHVTGTVRVKLFKGAARTVARWSDHSLYSEKHVTFEEDAGAYDQKDAEGFIRLNALRLKLIATRNARVK from the coding sequence ATGTTCAAGCCGAAGAAAGTTGTCCTTGCCTATTCAGGCGGTCTGGATACCTCGATCATCCTGAAATGGCTGCAAACGGAATATGGCTGTGAGGTGGTGACCTTTACCGCCGATCTGGGCCAGGGCGAGGAGCTGGATCCCGCGCGCGACAAGGCGATCTTGTTGGGGATCAAGCCGGAGAACATCCATATCGTCGATCTGCGCGAGGAATTCGTGCGGGATTTCGTGTTCCCGATGTTCCGCGCCAATGCCTTGTATGAAGGGCTTTATCTGCTGGGCACGTCGATCGCGCGGCCGCTGATTTCCAAGGAGCTGGTGCGGATCGCACAGGAAACCGGGGCCGATGCTGTGGCGCATGGGGCGACGGGCAAAGGCAATGATCAGGTGCGGTTCGAACTGGCCGTGGCGGCGCTGGACCCGGCGATCCGGGTGATTGCGCCGTGGCGTCTGTGGGATCTGACCAGCCGGACGAAGCTGCTGGAATTTGCAGAAACCAACCAGATCCCGATTGCCAAGGACAAGCGCGGCGAAGCGCCGTTCTCTGTTGATGCGAACCTGCTGCACACCTCATCCGAGGGGAAGGTTCTGGAGAACCCCGCAGAAGAAGCGCCGGAATTTGTGTACCAGCGCGTGGTTCCCGTCGAGAAAGCCCCCGATACGGCGGAATTCGTGGAAATCACCTTTGAGCGCGGCGATGCCGTGGCCATCAACGGTGAGGCGCTGTCGCCCGCCACCATTCTGGCGCGGCTGAACGATATGGGCGGACGGCATGGCGTGGGCCTGCTGGACCTGGTGGAAAACCGCTTCGTGGGGATGAAATCGCGCGGGCTGTACGAAACCCCCGGCGGAACCATCCTGTTGGAGGCGCATCGCGGGATTGAACAGATCACGCTGGATTCGGGTGCCGGGCATCTGAAGGATTCGATCATGCCGCGCTATGCCGAGCTGATCTATAACGGCTTCTGGTTCAGCCCCGAACGTGAGGCGTTGCAGGCGCTGATCGACAAGACGCAGGAGCATGTGACCGGGACGGTACGGGTGAAGCTGTTCAAGGGCGCGGCCAGGACGGTGGCGCGGTGGTCGGACCATTCGCTGTATTCGGAAAAGCACGTGACTTTTGAAGAAGACGCCGGCGCCTATGACCAGAAGGATGCCGAAGGGTTCATCCGCCTGAACGCGCTGCGGTTGAAGCTGATCGCAACGCGGAATGCGCGGGTGAAGTGA
- a CDS encoding D-amino acid aminotransferase codes for MTDHVSTHAAEEDIRNESILIYVNGRIVPKKDALVSVYDSGFMLGDGVWEGIRLYDGKWAFITEHMDRLYEAAKAIDLDIAMTPDQMISAVLETQKANAMVTDAHCRLMVTRGVKTRPFQNPRLSQQGPTVAIIMEHSRPKIPRPITLATVPHLRGLPMTQDPKLNSHSKLNCILACIAAQKAGADEALMLDVHGFVNTTNACNFFIVRKGQVWTSTGDYCMNGITRQKVIDLCRENGIPVFERNFSLVDTYGADEAFLTGTFGAQTPVGSIDGRQIGNGQMGPMTQRLRDLYKALIARS; via the coding sequence ATGACAGATCACGTCTCTACCCACGCCGCCGAAGAAGACATCCGCAACGAAAGCATCCTGATCTACGTGAATGGGCGCATCGTTCCGAAAAAGGATGCGCTCGTCTCGGTTTACGACTCGGGCTTCATGCTGGGTGATGGCGTCTGGGAAGGCATCCGCCTTTACGATGGCAAATGGGCCTTCATAACCGAACATATGGACCGGCTGTATGAGGCGGCAAAGGCCATCGACCTCGATATCGCGATGACCCCGGATCAGATGATTTCCGCCGTGTTAGAGACGCAAAAGGCCAATGCAATGGTCACGGATGCCCATTGCCGCCTGATGGTCACGCGCGGGGTAAAGACCCGGCCGTTCCAGAACCCGCGCCTGTCGCAACAGGGGCCGACGGTGGCCATCATCATGGAACACTCACGCCCCAAAATCCCGCGCCCCATCACTCTTGCCACCGTCCCCCACCTGCGCGGCCTGCCCATGACGCAGGACCCAAAGCTGAACAGCCATTCCAAACTGAACTGCATCCTCGCCTGTATCGCCGCGCAAAAGGCCGGCGCGGATGAGGCGCTGATGCTCGATGTCCATGGTTTCGTGAACACCACCAATGCCTGCAACTTCTTCATCGTCCGCAAGGGCCAGGTTTGGACCAGCACAGGCGACTACTGCATGAACGGCATCACGCGCCAAAAGGTCATCGACCTTTGCCGTGAAAACGGCATCCCGGTCTTTGAACGCAACTTCAGCCTCGTCGATACCTACGGCGCGGATGAAGCGTTTCTGACCGGCACCTTCGGCGCGCAAACCCCCGTGGGCAGCATTGACGGGCGACAGATCGGCAACGGGCAGATGGGGCCGATGACCCAGCGCCTTCGCGATCTTTACAAAGCCCTGATCGCCCGTTCGTAG
- the msrA gene encoding peptide-methionine (S)-S-oxide reductase MsrA, whose protein sequence is MHRLFTTTAVAVTLCLSAVLGSASHAATEKAVVAGGCFWCVEADFEKVPGVRSVVSGYTGGAVADPTYKQVTAGGTGHYEAVEITFDNSQISYDEVMRLFLRSIDPLDAGGQFCDRGDSYRSAIFVSDNAQKASAEAAVGEASTALGQRVVTPVLAAGPFYAAEEYHQDYYKSRDIVITRAGPKQKRNAYAFYREGCGRDARVKAVWGDQAAFAK, encoded by the coding sequence ATGCACCGCTTGTTCACCACCACCGCCGTTGCCGTAACCTTGTGCCTTTCTGCCGTCTTGGGCAGCGCCAGCCATGCCGCCACCGAAAAGGCGGTGGTTGCGGGGGGCTGTTTCTGGTGCGTGGAGGCGGATTTCGAAAAGGTCCCCGGCGTGCGATCGGTGGTGTCTGGCTATACCGGCGGCGCGGTGGCGGACCCAACCTACAAACAGGTGACGGCGGGCGGGACCGGGCATTATGAGGCGGTCGAGATCACCTTTGACAATTCGCAGATCAGCTATGACGAGGTGATGCGCCTGTTTCTGCGATCCATCGATCCGCTGGATGCCGGTGGGCAGTTCTGCGACCGGGGAGACAGCTATCGATCTGCCATTTTCGTCTCTGACAATGCCCAAAAGGCGTCAGCAGAGGCAGCAGTGGGTGAGGCATCGACGGCGTTGGGGCAACGGGTGGTGACGCCCGTTCTGGCGGCGGGACCATTCTATGCGGCGGAAGAGTATCACCAAGATTACTACAAAAGCCGGGACATCGTGATCACCCGCGCCGGGCCAAAGCAGAAGCGCAACGCCTATGCCTTTTACCGTGAGGGATGCGGGCGCGATGCAAGGGTAAAGGCGGTTTGGGGCGATCAGGCGGCCTTTGCCAAGTAG
- a CDS encoding HAD family hydrolase, protein MKIAMWSGPRNLSTAMMYAFAARGDCAVWDEPFYAAYLARTGIDHPMRDAIIATDDTDPTRIAATCTGPTPDGKALHYQKHMTLHMIPEFDRGFMRALTNVFLIRHPVRVVASYSQKREAPTLADIGFVQQAELFDQVAGWTGRPPLVIDSADIRANPRESLTKLCTALGIPFTENMLHWRAGPKPYDGVWAPHWYNAVHASTGFGDPEGPLPTLPAEYAPLVEQALPHYQRLAAHKL, encoded by the coding sequence ATGAAAATCGCCATGTGGTCCGGTCCCCGGAACCTGTCTACCGCCATGATGTACGCCTTCGCTGCACGCGGCGATTGTGCCGTCTGGGACGAACCCTTCTACGCCGCCTATCTGGCGCGCACGGGCATCGATCACCCCATGCGCGATGCCATCATCGCCACCGATGATACCGATCCCACCCGCATCGCCGCCACCTGCACCGGGCCGACGCCGGATGGAAAAGCGCTGCATTATCAGAAACATATGACACTCCACATGATCCCGGAATTTGATCGGGGCTTCATGCGCGCGCTCACCAACGTCTTCCTGATCCGCCACCCCGTCCGCGTCGTGGCCAGCTACAGCCAGAAACGCGAAGCCCCGACACTGGCCGATATCGGCTTTGTCCAACAGGCCGAGCTTTTCGATCAGGTCGCCGGTTGGACAGGCCGCCCACCCCTTGTGATCGACAGCGCCGATATCCGCGCCAACCCACGGGAATCACTGACAAAACTCTGCACCGCGCTGGGCATTCCCTTCACGGAAAACATGCTGCACTGGCGCGCCGGACCCAAGCCCTATGATGGTGTTTGGGCCCCGCACTGGTACAACGCGGTTCACGCCTCCACCGGCTTTGGCGATCCCGAAGGTCCGCTTCCCACCCTGCCCGCCGAATATGCCCCCCTCGTGGAACAGGCTTTGCCGCATTATCAAAGGCTTGCCGCGCACAAGCTTTGA
- a CDS encoding Hsp33 family molecular chaperone HslO encodes MTIGSQLAWDDTVLPFQLDRSDIRGRVARLDGVLDQVLRQHDYPPQIEALVAEAALLTALIGQAIKLRWKLSLQVRGKGPARLIATDYYGPSEDGQSARIRAYASFDKDRLDPDADPFSQIGEGYLAVLIDQGEGNVPYSGITPIAGGSLSSCAETYFAQSEQLPTRFAVTFGKSQTPGQPLHWRAGGVMLQHMPKASPFVANAGATGEGGLLTHADILSGEEGENWNRVNFLLDTVEEMELIGPTVQPTDLLVRLFHEEDPRVFDAQPVRFGCSCSEEKVRNSLSIYSAKDIAYMTTPEGLVTADCQFCSAHYELDPATVGFEATKSPDA; translated from the coding sequence ATGACCATCGGCTCGCAACTCGCCTGGGACGATACCGTCCTGCCATTTCAGCTGGATCGCTCTGATATCCGCGGCCGCGTGGCGCGGCTGGACGGCGTATTGGATCAGGTTCTGCGCCAACACGACTATCCCCCCCAGATCGAGGCGCTGGTGGCCGAAGCCGCCCTGCTGACTGCTCTCATCGGGCAGGCGATCAAGCTGCGCTGGAAATTGTCGTTGCAGGTGCGCGGCAAAGGCCCCGCCCGCCTGATCGCGACCGATTACTACGGCCCCAGCGAAGATGGGCAAAGCGCCCGCATCCGCGCCTATGCCAGCTTTGACAAGGACCGTCTTGATCCCGACGCCGACCCCTTCAGCCAAATCGGCGAAGGCTATCTTGCCGTGCTGATCGATCAGGGCGAAGGCAACGTCCCATATTCCGGCATCACCCCCATCGCGGGCGGGTCGCTGTCGTCCTGCGCGGAAACCTATTTCGCGCAATCCGAACAGTTGCCCACGCGTTTTGCCGTCACCTTTGGCAAAAGCCAGACCCCCGGTCAGCCGCTGCATTGGCGCGCGGGCGGCGTGATGCTGCAACATATGCCAAAGGCATCTCCCTTTGTCGCCAATGCCGGTGCCACAGGCGAAGGCGGCCTGCTCACCCATGCCGACATCCTGTCGGGGGAAGAGGGCGAAAACTGGAACCGCGTGAACTTCCTTCTCGACACGGTCGAAGAGATGGAACTGATCGGCCCGACAGTGCAGCCCACCGATCTGCTGGTCCGCCTGTTCCACGAAGAAGACCCCCGCGTGTTCGATGCGCAGCCGGTCCGTTTCGGCTGCTCCTGTTCGGAGGAAAAGGTCCGCAACTCGCTGTCCATCTATTCCGCCAAGGACATCGCTTACATGACCACGCCCGAAGGGCTGGTCACGGCAGACTGCCAGTTCTGTAGCGCGCATTACGAACTGGACCCGGCAACTGTCGGGTTCGAGGCGACAAAGTCCCCGGATGCATGA
- a CDS encoding DUF1508 domain-containing protein — MAKKRLDSRWNVPEIGNTHGLQPVGVILPRTAECLATRSQNPMDEALGSSGKRWKTSRADALFFNAQDRKERNMYFYLYKDAASYWRWTLYASNGRKVADSGEGYVNKIDAENGINLVKSSYNAPVRQASAA; from the coding sequence ATGGCAAAAAAACGACTCGACTCGCGCTGGAATGTTCCCGAAATAGGAAACACCCACGGGCTGCAACCCGTGGGTGTGATTCTACCGCGGACGGCAGAGTGTTTGGCAACACGGTCGCAGAATCCCATGGATGAAGCGCTCGGGTCAAGCGGAAAGCGGTGGAAAACTAGCAGGGCGGATGCCCTATTTTTCAACGCGCAAGACCGAAAGGAGCGCAATATGTACTTCTATCTCTACAAGGACGCAGCAAGCTATTGGCGGTGGACTCTGTACGCATCAAACGGTCGGAAGGTTGCCGATTCTGGTGAGGGCTACGTCAACAAGATAGACGCCGAGAATGGCATCAATCTTGTTAAGTCTTCGTACAACGCACCTGTGCGTCAAGCGAGTGCAGCTTAG
- a CDS encoding NUDIX hydrolase, with the protein MIRRYGEPLQQGQRYRRRPGVYAILLDGDHLLATHQAEPVPEYQLPGGGIDKGEHPIAALHREVFEETGWRIALDRRLGAFRRFTYMPEYDLWAEKLCTVYLARPVRRLGPPSEAGHQAVWMSVDAALEVLGNPGDRAMLARAVGFTR; encoded by the coding sequence ATGATCCGTCGATATGGGGAGCCGTTGCAGCAAGGTCAACGGTACCGGCGCAGGCCGGGTGTCTATGCCATCTTGCTGGACGGGGATCACCTGCTGGCCACGCATCAGGCGGAACCGGTGCCGGAATACCAGCTACCCGGTGGTGGGATCGACAAGGGCGAGCATCCGATTGCCGCCCTGCACCGCGAGGTGTTTGAAGAAACGGGGTGGCGCATCGCGCTGGATCGGCGGTTGGGGGCGTTCCGGCGGTTCACCTATATGCCGGAATATGACTTGTGGGCCGAAAAGCTGTGCACCGTCTATCTGGCGCGGCCCGTGCGGCGGCTTGGCCCGCCATCCGAGGCGGGGCATCAGGCGGTGTGGATGTCCGTTGATGCGGCGTTGGAGGTGCTGGGCAACCCGGGCGACCGGGCGATGCTGGCCCGCGCGGTTGGATTCACGCGGTGA
- the ilvA gene encoding threonine ammonia-lyase IlvA: MSDFTKSARLATDALRELFPETPLQRNEHLSQRYEADIWLKREDLTPVRSYKLRGAFTAMRKVLDTTPDRRSFVCASAGNHAQGVAFACRHFGVDGTIFMPVTTPQQKIDKTRAFGGDNVRIVLTGDYFDQTLAAAQTFCTEQAAHFLSPFDDADVILGQSSVGVEILDQLGRAPDLVVLPVGGGGLSSGVTAYLRAMAPETDYRFVEPLGGASLLAALRDGTPVKLPRVNSFVDGAAVARVGDRTFAHLNWVPVENVLLAPEDRICVTMLEMLNVEGIVLEPAGALSVDVLPELAEEIRGKVVVCVTSGGNFDFERLPEVKERAQRYSGVKKYFILRMPQRPGALREFLGMLGPDDDIARFEYLKKSARNFGSVLIGIETKRPESFRELFAKLDEAAFTYRDITNDDVLAEFLI; this comes from the coding sequence ATGAGCGATTTCACGAAAAGCGCCCGGCTGGCGACGGATGCCCTGCGCGAGCTGTTCCCTGAAACACCCCTTCAGCGCAACGAACACCTGTCGCAGCGCTATGAAGCCGATATCTGGCTGAAGCGCGAAGATCTTACCCCCGTCCGCAGCTACAAGCTGCGCGGTGCCTTCACGGCTATGCGCAAGGTGTTGGACACCACGCCCGACCGCCGCAGTTTCGTGTGCGCCAGCGCCGGAAACCACGCGCAGGGCGTTGCCTTCGCTTGCCGCCATTTTGGTGTGGATGGCACGATCTTCATGCCCGTCACCACGCCACAGCAAAAGATCGACAAGACCCGCGCCTTTGGTGGTGACAATGTCCGCATCGTTTTGACGGGTGATTACTTTGATCAGACCCTTGCCGCGGCGCAAACCTTCTGCACCGAACAGGCGGCGCATTTTCTGTCGCCCTTCGATGATGCCGATGTGATCCTAGGTCAGTCCAGCGTGGGTGTCGAAATCCTTGATCAGCTTGGCCGCGCGCCCGATCTTGTGGTGCTGCCCGTCGGCGGCGGCGGCCTGTCCTCTGGCGTCACGGCCTACTTGCGCGCGATGGCCCCGGAAACCGATTACCGATTTGTCGAACCGCTGGGCGGGGCAAGCCTTCTCGCCGCCCTGCGCGATGGCACCCCGGTGAAACTGCCGCGCGTGAACAGCTTTGTCGACGGGGCCGCTGTGGCGCGGGTCGGCGACCGGACCTTTGCGCATCTCAACTGGGTGCCTGTCGAAAACGTCCTCCTCGCCCCGGAAGACCGCATCTGCGTGACGATGCTGGAAATGCTCAACGTCGAAGGCATCGTTCTGGAACCGGCAGGCGCGCTGTCGGTGGATGTGCTGCCCGAACTGGCCGAAGAAATTCGTGGCAAGGTCGTGGTCTGCGTCACTTCTGGTGGGAACTTTGATTTCGAACGCCTGCCCGAGGTGAAGGAACGCGCCCAGCGCTATTCGGGCGTGAAGAAGTACTTCATCCTGCGCATGCCCCAACGCCCCGGCGCCCTGCGTGAGTTTCTGGGAATGCTCGGCCCCGATGATGATATCGCGCGCTTTGAATACCTCAAGAAATCCGCCCGCAACTTCGGTTCTGTCCTGATCGGGATCGAAACAAAGCGCCCCGAAAGTTTTCGCGAACTGTTCGCCAAACTGGACGAGGCCGCCTTCACCTATCGTGACATCACCAACGATGACGTGCTGGCCGAATTCCTGATCTAG
- a CDS encoding Hpt domain-containing protein translates to MLVNRDRLAALRGEIGEDGFDEVVNLFLRESEEVVARLGTQRQGGLSEADLHFLKGSALTLGFDDLADLCRQSETGAEVHPATLQDVWERSRAALWAA, encoded by the coding sequence ATGCTGGTGAACAGGGATCGTCTGGCCGCCCTGCGGGGCGAAATTGGCGAGGACGGGTTTGATGAAGTGGTCAATCTGTTCCTGCGCGAAAGCGAAGAAGTGGTGGCGCGGCTGGGCACGCAGCGGCAGGGTGGGCTGTCAGAGGCGGATCTGCATTTCCTGAAGGGAAGTGCGCTGACGCTGGGCTTTGACGATCTTGCCGATCTGTGCCGCCAATCCGAAACGGGCGCCGAGGTGCATCCGGCGACGTTGCAGGATGTCTGGGAACGCAGCCGTGCGGCGCTTTGGGCAGCCTAG
- a CDS encoding phytanoyl-CoA dioxygenase family protein: MLNHSTTATRAARAYLRAEDCRIEDLITLCSQTVSKADYPFAADVQKNVLIYDCPALLPTLSDPSERRALMAEWADAMLTGPGVVVLKHAEPDLDMLDQASAIFWQLIADQNRAGSGGGDHFAKPGANDRLWNSLEKHCLADPGNFARYYANPFLAAISEAWLGPFYQMTAQLNVVNPGGAAQSPHRDYHLGFQSAAQIERYPRHVQLFSPLLTLQGAIAHVDATIESGPTQLLPFSQAYDAGYLAMGRADVRDYFVENHVQIPLEKGDMLFFSPALLHAAGANRSADIRRMVNLFQVSSAYGRAMETVDRNAMVKALYPTLRAAQQDGSLTPDQIANTIAASAEGYSFPTNLDRDPPLGGMAPKTQAALVAEALAGDWQPEELNAALDAQANKKAM, encoded by the coding sequence ATGCTCAACCATTCCACAACCGCCACCCGCGCGGCCCGCGCCTACCTGCGGGCCGAGGATTGCCGTATCGAAGACCTGATAACCCTCTGTTCCCAAACGGTTTCAAAGGCAGATTACCCCTTTGCCGCCGATGTTCAGAAGAATGTCCTGATCTACGATTGCCCTGCGCTTCTTCCCACCCTGTCCGATCCGTCCGAGCGTCGCGCCCTCATGGCCGAATGGGCCGATGCCATGCTCACCGGCCCCGGCGTCGTGGTCCTGAAACATGCCGAACCCGATCTGGATATGCTTGATCAGGCCAGCGCCATCTTCTGGCAGCTGATCGCCGATCAGAACCGCGCAGGCAGCGGTGGCGGGGATCACTTCGCCAAGCCGGGGGCGAATGACAGGCTGTGGAATTCACTTGAAAAACATTGCCTTGCCGATCCCGGCAACTTCGCCCGCTACTATGCCAACCCGTTTCTGGCCGCGATTTCCGAGGCGTGGCTTGGCCCGTTCTACCAGATGACGGCGCAGTTGAACGTGGTCAATCCGGGCGGCGCGGCGCAGTCACCGCATCGCGATTATCACCTCGGCTTTCAATCCGCCGCGCAGATTGAACGCTATCCCCGCCACGTCCAACTTTTCTCGCCCCTGCTCACCCTGCAGGGCGCCATCGCCCATGTCGATGCCACCATCGAATCCGGCCCGACCCAACTCCTCCCGTTCTCACAGGCCTATGATGCAGGCTATCTCGCCATGGGCCGCGCCGATGTGCGCGACTACTTCGTTGAAAACCATGTGCAAATCCCGTTGGAAAAGGGTGATATGCTGTTCTTCTCACCCGCACTCCTGCACGCGGCGGGCGCCAACCGCAGCGCCGATATCCGCCGCATGGTGAACCTGTTTCAGGTCTCCTCCGCCTATGGCCGTGCAATGGAAACTGTGGATCGCAACGCCATGGTAAAGGCGCTTTATCCCACCCTCCGCGCCGCGCAGCAGGATGGAAGCCTGACCCCGGATCAGATCGCCAACACCATCGCCGCCAGCGCCGAAGGCTACAGCTTCCCCACCAACCTCGACCGCGACCCGCCTCTGGGCGGCATGGCCCCCAAAACACAAGCTGCCTTGGTGGCAGAGGCATTGGCGGGCGACTGGCAGCCTGAAGAACTTAACGCCGCACTGGACGCGCAGGCCAATAAGAAAGCCATGTAG
- a CDS encoding SpoIIE family protein phosphatase, which yields MQGYFGKSVGARRVLVTDDSAAQRQMLALQLARWGYDVAQAASGQQALALAQEARFDIVLSDWVMPGMSGPEFCRAFRALPGDAYSYFVLISAKSGTAAVADGLESGADDFLTKPIDPAELQARLHAGERILQMQTELQQRNQDLERLYDALQRDLAEARRLQLSLIPETVVPMNGAEAVFLMQPSGHLGGDLVGWFPLEQGRIALFSIDVSGHGVASALMAARLAALLSGRSRDQNVAFLDGRPLPPEAVVERLNRLLCADQQGDLYLTMIYADICLSDGTVQLVQAGHPHPLHLSPHLSPVWIGDGGFPVGMVPDATYPPVTLRLQPGDRLAIPSDGITECPGPGGDLGDDGLARILHHAAALRGDALHAALRAGLANHAGTTDFPDDVSAVIFDYHGPQITA from the coding sequence GTGCAGGGGTATTTCGGAAAATCGGTCGGGGCCCGGCGTGTTCTGGTCACCGATGACAGCGCAGCACAGCGGCAAATGCTGGCGTTGCAGCTTGCCCGCTGGGGCTATGATGTGGCGCAGGCCGCTTCGGGCCAGCAGGCCTTGGCGCTGGCACAAGAGGCGCGGTTTGACATTGTCCTCAGCGATTGGGTCATGCCGGGCATGTCGGGCCCGGAATTCTGCCGCGCTTTCCGGGCACTCCCCGGCGACGCCTACAGCTACTTCGTCCTGATCAGTGCGAAATCCGGCACGGCGGCAGTGGCGGATGGGCTGGAAAGCGGGGCGGATGATTTTCTGACCAAACCGATCGACCCCGCCGAATTGCAGGCCCGCCTGCACGCCGGCGAACGCATCCTGCAAATGCAGACCGAATTGCAGCAGCGCAATCAGGATCTTGAACGCCTCTATGACGCGCTTCAGCGCGATCTGGCCGAGGCGCGGCGTTTGCAACTTTCGCTCATCCCCGAAACCGTTGTTCCGATGAACGGGGCCGAGGCGGTTTTCCTGATGCAGCCATCCGGTCATCTTGGCGGCGATCTGGTGGGTTGGTTTCCCCTCGAACAGGGGCGAATCGCCCTTTTCTCGATTGATGTCTCCGGTCATGGCGTGGCCTCTGCCCTCATGGCCGCGCGCCTTGCAGCGCTTCTGTCCGGGCGATCCCGCGATCAGAACGTCGCCTTCCTTGACGGTCGCCCCCTCCCGCCCGAGGCGGTGGTCGAACGGCTCAATCGCCTGCTTTGCGCCGATCAGCAGGGCGATCTGTATCTGACCATGATCTATGCCGACATCTGCCTTTCCGATGGCACCGTCCAACTGGTGCAGGCAGGTCATCCGCACCCGCTGCACCTCTCGCCCCATCTTTCGCCAGTCTGGATCGGCGATGGCGGCTTTCCCGTGGGAATGGTCCCTGATGCCACCTATCCACCCGTCACCCTACGCCTGCAACCCGGCGACCGGCTGGCCATTCCGTCCGATGGCATCACCGAATGCCCCGGTCCCGGCGGCGATCTTGGCGACGATGGTCTCGCCCGCATCCTGCACCATGCCGCCGCTTTGCGCGGCGATGCCCTGCATGCTGCCCTGCGCGCCGGTCTGGCCAATCATGCCGGAACGACCGATTTTCCCGACGATGTTTCAGCCGTGATCTTCGATTATCACGGCCCGCAGATCACCGCGTGA